In Terriglobia bacterium, the following proteins share a genomic window:
- a CDS encoding tetratricopeptide repeat protein — MKRIAKLGMRAVLLVAALLCVMAPRAAAQMDGVIRGQIMDVAGKPWQSLAIQAVSEQGVKADTKTDEKGYFVIRGLRSGIYTVNIMLPNQQPFVVQVRVASGQDGIANVNFKDVVAKQGAEYAEATKKQEEEKQKFEGMKAHFAEGTRILEQVRLAKADLQKLPPGAPADQKDAAKQKLADLSAQAASEFTAAQKSAPEKDPNQHLLWAKLGEAYDLGGRNDDAINAYQQAITAFEPVMKEKPEAGAGYYNNLGNVLARAGKVEEAHAAYLKSVELFPANAATAWRNFGIVLYNANRLKEAVEPLKKATELDPKSAQAWYLLGAALVGSMEYKQVGDKMQVTVPPGTTEAYEKALELDPNGVYGQQAKQGLEMLQQIAPGIQTKFSTGKKKKP, encoded by the coding sequence ATGAAGCGAATTGCGAAGCTGGGGATGCGGGCAGTGTTGCTGGTGGCGGCGCTGCTGTGCGTGATGGCGCCGCGTGCTGCTGCGCAGATGGACGGGGTGATTCGCGGCCAGATCATGGATGTCGCCGGAAAGCCTTGGCAGAGTCTGGCGATTCAGGCCGTCAGCGAACAAGGTGTAAAGGCCGACACGAAGACCGATGAGAAGGGCTATTTCGTCATCCGCGGCCTGCGGTCCGGGATCTACACCGTCAATATCATGCTTCCGAACCAGCAGCCCTTTGTGGTGCAGGTGCGCGTGGCCAGTGGCCAGGACGGCATCGCCAATGTCAATTTCAAGGACGTCGTTGCCAAGCAAGGCGCGGAGTACGCCGAGGCCACCAAGAAGCAGGAAGAAGAAAAGCAAAAGTTCGAAGGCATGAAAGCGCACTTCGCCGAGGGAACCAGGATTCTCGAGCAGGTGCGCCTGGCAAAGGCCGATCTGCAGAAGCTTCCTCCGGGGGCTCCTGCGGACCAGAAGGATGCCGCCAAGCAGAAGCTTGCCGACCTCTCGGCCCAGGCCGCCAGCGAATTTACCGCCGCCCAGAAATCCGCCCCGGAGAAGGATCCCAACCAGCACCTGCTGTGGGCCAAGCTCGGGGAAGCCTATGACCTCGGCGGCCGCAACGACGATGCCATCAACGCCTATCAGCAGGCCATCACCGCTTTTGAGCCGGTGATGAAGGAAAAGCCCGAAGCCGGCGCCGGCTACTACAACAACCTTGGTAACGTTCTGGCGCGCGCGGGCAAAGTGGAAGAGGCGCACGCGGCCTATCTCAAGAGCGTGGAACTCTTTCCCGCAAACGCCGCAACCGCCTGGCGCAATTTCGGCATCGTGCTGTACAACGCCAACCGCTTGAAAGAGGCCGTGGAGCCGCTGAAGAAGGCCACCGAGCTCGATCCCAAGAGCGCCCAGGCCTGGTATCTGCTCGGCGCCGCTCTCGTCGGTTCCATGGAGTATAAGCAGGTGGGCGACAAGATGCAGGTGACCGTCCCGCCGGGAACCACGGAAGCCTACGAGAAGGCTCTGGAGCTCGATCCCAACGGCGTCTACGGGCAGCAGGCCAAGCAGGGCCTGGAAATGCTCCAACAAATCGCTCCGGGCATCCAGACCAAATTCAGCACGGGCAAGAAAAAGAAGCCCTGA
- a CDS encoding PDZ domain-containing protein, translating to MNHRTMWTAGGLAALGLMLAALPGPSRAKLAPEERALEQMQQRIQAKLAWGQEEIASRAARLTEEPGVHIALAKQAIARAAAALPDGDEAAAMAMPGEGAGWLGVEMREITAEKAKELKLPAERGALLSQVMADSPAAKAGLKENDVVTEINGQPIEGTLQFRRMIREIPAGRTAQLTVWRGGRAQSLSVTLGGAMEAHKAWAKGMPPREFTFHMPPMPEMRDMPRFEWHGEMMQSGRPRLGIDGEDLSGQLGAYFGAPDGEGILVHEVHEGSPAEKAGIKAGDVLIKFDGERLRTVGDLREKLAGVREQKKVKLGVLRNRSEITVEATIEPPEAPKPRKPEHPTNI from the coding sequence ATGAATCACCGCACGATGTGGACCGCCGGAGGACTGGCCGCGCTGGGGTTGATGCTGGCCGCGCTGCCCGGACCATCCCGGGCAAAACTGGCTCCGGAAGAGCGCGCGCTGGAGCAGATGCAGCAGCGCATCCAGGCAAAGCTGGCCTGGGGCCAGGAAGAGATTGCCAGCCGCGCGGCGCGGCTGACGGAAGAGCCAGGGGTGCATATCGCCCTGGCCAAACAAGCCATCGCCAGAGCCGCGGCCGCCCTGCCGGACGGCGACGAGGCTGCGGCCATGGCCATGCCCGGCGAGGGCGCGGGGTGGCTGGGGGTGGAGATGCGCGAAATCACCGCCGAGAAGGCCAAGGAGCTGAAGCTGCCGGCGGAGCGCGGCGCGCTCTTGAGCCAAGTGATGGCGGACAGCCCGGCGGCCAAGGCGGGACTCAAGGAAAATGACGTGGTCACGGAGATCAACGGGCAGCCCATCGAAGGGACGCTGCAGTTCCGGCGGATGATCCGGGAGATCCCGGCGGGGCGCACGGCGCAGTTGACGGTGTGGCGCGGGGGCCGCGCGCAAAGCCTCAGCGTAACCCTCGGAGGCGCGATGGAGGCCCACAAAGCCTGGGCCAAGGGAATGCCGCCGCGGGAGTTTACGTTCCACATGCCGCCCATGCCGGAGATGCGGGACATGCCGCGGTTCGAATGGCATGGCGAGATGATGCAGAGCGGGCGTCCGCGGCTGGGGATTGACGGAGAAGACCTGAGCGGACAACTCGGTGCGTACTTCGGCGCGCCGGACGGTGAAGGCATCCTGGTGCACGAGGTGCACGAAGGCTCGCCGGCGGAGAAGGCGGGAATCAAGGCCGGAGACGTGCTGATCAAGTTCGATGGAGAGAGACTCCGCACGGTCGGAGACCTGCGGGAAAAGCTGGCCGGGGTGCGCGAGCAGAAGAAGGTGAAGCTGGGCGTGCTGCGCAACCGTAGTGAGATCACGGTAGAAGCCACAATCGAGCCGCCGGAAGCGCCGAAGCCGCGGAAGCCCGAGCATCCCACGAACATTTAG
- a CDS encoding DUF4097 domain-containing protein gives MSRNVLRGSLLLTVVLSVTLLATPCFALQDDFERTYPLQPGGSFELQNVNGMVQIQGWERNEVEIHAVKTTRRKLSDLDRVSIEVSARPEAIAVVTRYPQDEGVEVAVEYIVHVPHNARIEHVGTVNGTLRISGVDRLNDLHTVNGNVEVYEAAGTVHARTTNGNVRLELAHFREAQEASAETTNGSVLLAVPAETQAQLEARCLNGDFRSELPLALESTLQPREVHGRLGSGGGPIRLRTINGSIRVVVLRTSV, from the coding sequence GCGGGTCTCTGCTGCTAACCGTGGTTCTGAGCGTGACGCTGCTGGCCACGCCGTGCTTCGCCTTGCAGGACGATTTCGAGCGCACCTACCCGCTGCAGCCGGGCGGCTCGTTCGAGCTGCAGAACGTCAACGGCATGGTGCAGATCCAGGGCTGGGAGCGCAACGAGGTGGAAATTCACGCGGTGAAGACGACGCGGAGAAAACTTTCCGACCTGGACCGCGTCTCAATTGAAGTGAGCGCAAGGCCGGAGGCGATCGCCGTGGTGACGCGCTATCCCCAGGACGAAGGCGTGGAAGTGGCCGTGGAATACATCGTGCATGTGCCGCACAACGCGCGCATCGAGCACGTCGGAACGGTGAACGGCACACTGCGCATCTCCGGCGTCGACCGGCTGAACGACCTGCACACGGTGAACGGCAACGTGGAAGTCTACGAGGCCGCAGGCACAGTGCACGCGCGAACCACCAACGGAAACGTGCGCCTGGAGCTGGCGCATTTCCGCGAGGCTCAGGAAGCCAGCGCGGAGACGACCAACGGCTCTGTGCTGCTGGCGGTGCCCGCGGAAACGCAGGCGCAGCTCGAGGCACGCTGCCTGAACGGGGATTTCCGCTCGGAGCTGCCGCTGGCTCTGGAGAGTACGCTGCAGCCGCGCGAAGTGCATGGCCGGCTGGGAAGCGGCGGCGGGCCGATCCGCCTGCGCACGATCAATGGAAGCATTCGAGTGGTCGTTCTGCGGACGAGCGTCTAG
- a CDS encoding DEAD/DEAH box helicase, with protein MQPGVSALPKRVSKKAAAAASARQPDSAPVPGRHYAPLEEEAAAPIRQEASPADAPAMAEIFGPGGLLEKAMPQGYEHRPAQLEMAELVHSAFTAHHHAIVEAGTGTGKTLAYLVPALMSGRRVVISTATKSLQEQLYQKDVPFLQKHFAPELKVAVMKGRSNFLCKQKLHQMADQPMLKGMEELDAYRQIRGWAQVTESGDRAELNFLADDSDLWGRLDARRDTCTGQKCPDFQQCFLTAMHQRAREADLIIVNHHLFFADLALKQDDFGSILPEYSAVVFDEAHEIEDVASDYFGRQISNFRFEELARDVDHALRLSKLGSAALLRRTQRIRERARAFFESFPPREGRFPFSRGERESFLEQHRESYDALAAALKSLETELAAVPQKPEELTRLARRSFELRQELAFLFESNERNFVYWYERRSKGVFLAATPIDVSQILRERLFEAFDTVILTSATLTVGGRFEFMRHRLGLDHAKERALPPEFDYASQTLFYLPRAMPDVRDAAFPGKAADEIVALLEHSQGRAFCLFTSYSQMNDVYERVRSRVSFPLLLQGTAPRSALLERFRTTPHAVLFATSSFWQGVDVPGEQLSCVIVDRLPFAVPSDPIVAARVNSLKEDGRDAFSEYQVPQAVLALKQGFGRLIRAKTDRGILALLDTRIERMRYGKIFMESLPNYGMTRDLADIARFLGKEAVI; from the coding sequence ATGCAGCCAGGAGTGAGCGCTCTGCCGAAACGGGTCTCCAAGAAAGCCGCCGCCGCTGCATCCGCGCGGCAACCGGACAGCGCGCCCGTTCCCGGGCGGCACTACGCCCCGCTGGAAGAGGAAGCCGCCGCGCCCATCCGGCAGGAAGCCTCCCCGGCAGATGCTCCGGCCATGGCCGAAATCTTCGGTCCCGGCGGCCTGCTCGAAAAGGCCATGCCCCAGGGCTATGAGCACCGCCCCGCACAACTGGAGATGGCCGAACTGGTGCACAGCGCCTTCACCGCGCATCACCACGCTATTGTCGAGGCCGGCACCGGCACGGGCAAGACTCTCGCCTATCTGGTTCCCGCGCTGATGAGCGGCCGCCGCGTGGTCATCTCCACCGCCACCAAGTCGCTCCAGGAGCAGCTCTATCAGAAGGACGTGCCTTTCCTGCAGAAGCACTTCGCACCGGAGCTGAAAGTCGCGGTGATGAAGGGCCGCAGCAATTTTCTCTGCAAGCAGAAGCTGCACCAGATGGCCGACCAGCCCATGCTCAAGGGCATGGAGGAGTTGGACGCCTACCGGCAGATCCGCGGCTGGGCCCAGGTCACCGAAAGCGGCGACCGCGCCGAGCTCAATTTTCTGGCCGACGATTCCGACCTCTGGGGCCGCCTGGACGCCCGCCGGGACACCTGCACCGGCCAGAAATGCCCCGATTTTCAGCAGTGCTTCCTCACCGCCATGCACCAGCGCGCCCGTGAAGCCGACCTCATCATCGTCAACCACCATCTTTTCTTCGCCGACCTGGCCCTCAAGCAGGATGATTTCGGCAGCATCCTCCCGGAATACTCCGCCGTGGTCTTCGACGAGGCGCATGAGATCGAGGACGTGGCCAGCGACTATTTCGGCCGTCAGATCTCCAATTTCCGCTTCGAAGAGCTGGCCCGCGACGTGGATCATGCCCTGCGCCTCTCCAAGCTGGGCTCCGCCGCGCTCCTGCGCCGCACCCAGCGCATCCGCGAACGCGCCCGGGCCTTCTTCGAATCCTTTCCCCCGCGCGAAGGCCGCTTCCCGTTCAGCCGCGGCGAGCGCGAATCCTTCCTCGAGCAGCACCGCGAGTCCTACGACGCTCTCGCGGCCGCCCTCAAATCCCTGGAAACCGAGCTGGCCGCCGTCCCGCAGAAGCCCGAAGAGCTCACCCGCCTCGCCCGCCGCAGCTTCGAGTTGCGCCAGGAGCTGGCCTTCCTCTTCGAATCCAACGAGCGCAATTTCGTCTACTGGTACGAGCGCCGCAGCAAAGGTGTTTTTCTCGCGGCCACGCCCATCGACGTCAGCCAGATCCTGCGCGAGCGCCTCTTCGAAGCCTTCGACACGGTGATCCTCACCTCGGCCACGCTCACCGTCGGTGGCCGCTTCGAATTCATGCGCCACCGTCTGGGCCTGGACCACGCCAAGGAACGCGCCCTGCCCCCGGAGTTCGATTACGCTTCCCAGACCCTTTTCTATCTCCCGCGGGCCATGCCCGACGTGCGCGATGCCGCCTTCCCCGGGAAAGCCGCGGACGAAATCGTGGCATTGCTGGAGCACAGCCAGGGCCGCGCCTTCTGCCTTTTCACCAGCTACTCGCAGATGAACGACGTTTACGAGCGCGTGCGCTCACGCGTCTCCTTTCCCCTGCTGCTGCAGGGCACCGCGCCGCGCAGCGCACTCCTCGAGCGCTTCCGCACCACGCCCCACGCCGTTCTCTTCGCCACCTCCAGCTTCTGGCAGGGCGTGGACGTTCCCGGCGAGCAGCTCTCCTGCGTCATCGTGGACCGCCTGCCCTTTGCCGTGCCCTCCGATCCGATCGTGGCCGCCCGCGTCAACTCCCTCAAGGAAGACGGCCGCGACGCCTTCTCCGAATACCAGGTGCCCCAGGCCGTCCTGGCCCTAAAGCAGGGCTTCGGCCGGCTCATCCGCGCCAAAACCGACCGCGGCATCCTGGCCCTGCTGGATACCCGCATCGAACGCATGCGCTATGGTAAAATTTTCATGGAATCGCTGCCGAACTACGGTATGACGCGGGACCTGGCCGACATTGCCCGGTTCCTCGGCAAGGAAGCAGTTATTTGA
- the queD gene encoding 6-carboxytetrahydropterin synthase QueD: MFQVSVEETFSAGHALRGYKGKCENPHGHNYRVRITIEGPELDSIGLLIDFVHLKAAIREVIAVLDHQFVNDLEPFRTVNPSAENMARYFYDETASKLTQLPAGARITDITVWETDTSVARYRPGA, from the coding sequence ATGTTTCAGGTCAGCGTGGAAGAGACGTTTTCCGCCGGGCACGCCCTGCGGGGCTACAAAGGCAAGTGCGAGAACCCGCACGGCCACAACTATCGGGTGCGCATCACGATAGAAGGTCCGGAACTCGATTCCATCGGTCTGCTCATCGATTTCGTGCACCTCAAGGCCGCCATCCGCGAGGTCATCGCCGTCCTCGACCACCAGTTTGTCAATGATCTCGAGCCCTTCCGCACCGTCAATCCTTCCGCGGAGAACATGGCCCGGTATTTCTACGACGAGACGGCGAGCAAACTCACGCAGTTGCCGGCCGGCGCACGCATCACCGATATCACCGTCTGGGAGACGGACACCAGCGTGGCGCGCTACCGGCCCGGAGCCTGA
- a CDS encoding DUF4382 domain-containing protein: MALALSSCSGYWYNPGGGTGGGGTPPPPPTTTLNLTLQDAPPANTSIASFKVTITGVALNPVGGGAAVNLTLSPNPYVVELTRLASDSAFLGSFTVPSGSYSSITVTVANPDITFANQSGSTVTGCLTGSVCEITPAAAGSLTVSTSPFPLTLSASGQSGLALDFNLNNALTATAGDLGVDFTAADVLSASALPHTGMPSGTLDLLEDFTGTVTAVSSSSITVQSETRGTLTGTLNSSTVYHDPLSTCVALDSTCLHTGQTLSVDAALNLNGSLTIRSVDLLDTTSVDEIEGTVVLTGPPPSTQFNLVLSDKVVASGNASLSSAVAGNIVLVTLSATPAFQVDTGGLTVPPASLSLFQGGSDTSVLFNGQTVMVRVTAAAGSSGAGNLTATVDRVLLRYTRTTAAVTGAVASPYFYLDAATLPPYFGILNTAQVQIFPNVTNYDGVNDVTGLVSGDIVSVRALYIKSAAPPFLAAKVRKH; this comes from the coding sequence ATGGCGCTGGCGCTTAGCTCCTGTAGCGGCTATTGGTACAATCCCGGTGGCGGCACGGGAGGCGGCGGCACGCCGCCTCCCCCGCCCACGACAACGCTGAACCTGACGTTGCAGGATGCGCCGCCGGCTAATACGTCGATCGCCTCGTTCAAGGTTACCATCACCGGCGTGGCTCTCAACCCGGTGGGTGGCGGGGCGGCGGTGAATCTGACGCTCAGTCCCAATCCTTACGTAGTGGAGCTGACGCGGCTCGCGAGCGACTCGGCATTCCTCGGGAGCTTCACGGTGCCGTCGGGAAGCTACAGCAGCATCACGGTGACGGTGGCCAATCCGGACATCACGTTTGCCAATCAAAGCGGGAGCACGGTGACCGGCTGCTTAACCGGCAGCGTGTGCGAAATCACGCCCGCAGCGGCGGGCAGTCTTACGGTTTCCACGTCTCCCTTCCCCCTGACACTGAGCGCCAGCGGGCAGAGCGGCCTGGCGCTGGACTTCAACCTGAACAACGCGCTGACCGCCACCGCGGGCGACCTGGGCGTGGACTTCACGGCGGCGGACGTTTTGAGCGCGAGCGCCCTGCCGCACACCGGTATGCCTTCCGGAACCCTCGATCTGCTCGAGGATTTCACGGGCACGGTCACAGCCGTGAGTTCCAGCAGCATCACCGTACAGTCCGAGACGCGCGGCACTCTTACCGGCACACTCAACTCCAGCACCGTCTATCACGATCCGTTGAGCACCTGCGTGGCGCTCGATTCCACCTGTCTGCACACCGGGCAGACCCTCAGCGTGGATGCGGCGCTGAACCTCAATGGAAGCCTCACCATTCGCAGCGTGGATCTGCTGGACACGACGTCGGTGGACGAGATCGAAGGCACGGTGGTCCTGACGGGACCGCCGCCTTCCACGCAATTTAATCTGGTCCTGTCCGACAAGGTAGTGGCCAGCGGAAACGCCTCGTTGAGCAGCGCCGTCGCAGGGAATATTGTCCTGGTCACCCTGAGTGCGACCCCGGCGTTTCAGGTGGATACTGGCGGGCTGACCGTGCCGCCCGCCTCGTTGAGCCTCTTTCAGGGCGGCTCGGATACCAGCGTGCTCTTTAACGGACAGACGGTGATGGTGCGGGTAACCGCTGCGGCCGGCAGCAGCGGCGCGGGAAATCTTACGGCCACGGTGGACCGCGTCTTGCTGCGCTACACGCGCACCACCGCCGCCGTGACCGGAGCGGTAGCCTCGCCCTACTTCTATCTGGACGCGGCGACACTCCCGCCGTACTTCGGCATCCTGAACACGGCGCAGGTGCAGATTTTCCCGAACGTCACCAACTATGACGGCGTGAACGATGTGACCGGGCTAGTTTCCGGGGACATTGTCTCCGTCCGCGCGCTGTACATCAAGAGTGCCGCACCACCTTTCCTCGCGGCCAAGGTTCGCAAGCACTAA
- the queC gene encoding 7-cyano-7-deazaguanine synthase QueC, with protein MDPAGPPARAPRPAIAQVHLGPGDEGCVRAVPAHSCGGIFWAVEEPRQDREEELSVNDNRKAVVLLSGGMDSCVTAAIARERHGSENVALLHAGYGQRTEKRERRSFDAIADFYGVHQRLVVQLDYFRAIGGSALTDATIAVPQNELGAPGPGGGAIPVTYVPFRNAHFLAIAVSWAEAIGAGAVYIGAVAEDSSGYPDCRPEYYRAFQELVRVGTRPETRIEIVTPVITMNKHEIIRRGIALGAPLHLTWSCYQSDDAACGTCDSCLLRLRAFAEAGTPDPIPYQRAAPARP; from the coding sequence ATGGATCCTGCAGGACCGCCTGCCCGTGCGCCTCGGCCTGCAATTGCACAAGTTCATCTGGGACCCGGCGACGAAGGGTGTGTAAGGGCGGTGCCGGCGCATTCGTGTGGAGGGATTTTTTGGGCGGTCGAAGAGCCCAGGCAGGATAGAGAAGAGGAGTTGAGTGTGAATGACAACCGAAAAGCCGTGGTGCTGCTGAGCGGGGGCATGGATTCCTGCGTGACCGCCGCGATCGCCCGCGAGCGCCACGGTTCGGAGAATGTCGCTCTGCTCCATGCCGGCTACGGCCAGCGCACCGAAAAGCGCGAGCGCCGCTCTTTTGACGCCATCGCCGATTTCTACGGCGTGCACCAGCGCCTCGTCGTGCAACTCGATTATTTCCGAGCCATCGGCGGGTCCGCGCTGACCGACGCCACGATCGCCGTCCCGCAAAACGAACTGGGCGCCCCCGGTCCGGGCGGCGGCGCTATTCCGGTCACCTACGTCCCCTTTCGCAACGCCCATTTTCTCGCCATCGCCGTGAGCTGGGCGGAGGCCATCGGCGCGGGCGCGGTCTATATCGGCGCGGTGGCCGAGGACAGTTCCGGCTACCCGGATTGCCGCCCCGAATACTACCGCGCGTTTCAGGAACTGGTGCGCGTGGGCACCCGCCCGGAGACCCGCATCGAGATCGTCACCCCCGTCATCACCATGAACAAGCACGAGATCATCCGCCGGGGCATCGCCCTGGGCGCACCCCTGCATCTAACCTGGTCGTGCTACCAGAGCGATGATGCCGCCTGCGGCACTTGCGACAGTTGTCTGCTGCGCCTGCGCGCCTTTGCCGAGGCCGGGACCCCCGACCCGATCCCGTACCAGCGCGCCGCCCCCGCCCGGCCCTGA
- a CDS encoding radical SAM protein — MVITEIFASIQGEGTRAGRPCIFVRLTGCNLRCTWCDTAYAFHGGTKMSVEEVLRRVDELSGREAAATGAPPAIPLVEITGGEPLLQEEVYPLAEQLLAAGYTVLVETSGERFIGRLPHRVLRIVDVKCPDSGEPGTFAPQNLEALAAQDEVKFVISTRRDYEFARDFIRQHRLAERVHEVFFSPAAEDPAGKWPGLSARTLTEWILQDRLPVRLGLQLHKFIWDPATKGV; from the coding sequence ATGGTCATCACCGAAATTTTCGCGTCCATCCAGGGAGAGGGCACGCGCGCCGGCCGGCCGTGCATCTTCGTGCGCCTCACCGGCTGCAACCTGCGTTGCACCTGGTGCGACACCGCCTACGCCTTCCACGGCGGCACGAAGATGAGTGTCGAAGAAGTTCTGCGCCGCGTCGATGAGCTGTCCGGACGGGAGGCCGCCGCCACGGGCGCCCCGCCCGCGATTCCGCTGGTGGAGATTACCGGCGGGGAGCCGCTCCTCCAGGAGGAGGTCTATCCGCTCGCGGAGCAACTCCTCGCGGCTGGGTATACGGTCCTGGTCGAGACCAGCGGCGAGCGCTTCATTGGCCGCCTGCCGCACCGGGTTCTGCGCATCGTAGACGTGAAATGCCCTGATTCCGGCGAGCCCGGCACGTTTGCCCCGCAAAACCTCGAGGCGCTCGCGGCTCAAGACGAGGTGAAGTTCGTCATCTCGACGCGCCGCGATTACGAATTTGCCCGCGACTTCATCCGCCAGCACCGCCTCGCCGAACGCGTGCATGAGGTTTTCTTTTCCCCGGCCGCTGAAGACCCGGCAGGGAAGTGGCCCGGGCTGAGCGCGCGCACCCTCACCGAATGGATCCTGCAGGACCGCCTGCCCGTGCGCCTCGGCCTGCAATTGCACAAGTTCATCTGGGACCCGGCGACGAAGGGTGTGTAA
- a CDS encoding nucleotidyltransferase family protein — protein sequence MVTSTQSPAAAEWELLRLCAAPQCDLARIRELVQHATGGPAFLARAREHGVLPLLARALHEAAALADLSPGVRQSLLQSRRAHLLFTLFMSAELFLLSGRFAAEGIESVAVKGPVLAAQAFGDASLRQYSDLDFLVHHRDIPRAARIMQDCGFASEIPFAAAAAGKIPGQFLFLGERTHAVVELHTERTLRYFPRPLPLDSFFARRTSIALDGRGVLALSPEDTLVFLCVHGSKHFWDRLMWIADVAGLLARQPALDWARVFAVARATRTERMLHLGLRLAGDVLAAELPPAVAAEVRADAMAGRLAAEICGHLPCAEQAPRGAPQRARIRMQMCGGALRSTRYLLRLAFTPTEEDWAAPQRKKIAGWLGPLLRPLRLARKYRVLRGPQNTPAPEQDSHAAASPPKTKKARA from the coding sequence ATGGTCACATCCACACAGAGCCCGGCTGCCGCAGAGTGGGAATTGCTCCGCCTCTGCGCCGCGCCGCAATGCGACCTCGCGCGTATCCGCGAACTTGTGCAGCACGCGACAGGCGGGCCCGCGTTTCTCGCTCGGGCCCGCGAACACGGTGTCCTCCCGCTTCTGGCTCGCGCGCTGCACGAAGCCGCAGCGCTCGCCGATCTGTCCCCCGGAGTCCGCCAGAGCCTGCTGCAGTCGCGCCGCGCGCATCTCCTCTTCACACTTTTCATGTCCGCGGAGCTCTTCCTGCTCTCCGGGCGTTTCGCGGCCGAGGGCATCGAGAGCGTCGCGGTCAAAGGCCCGGTGCTTGCGGCGCAGGCCTTCGGCGACGCCAGCCTCCGCCAATACAGCGATCTCGACTTCCTCGTGCACCACCGCGACATTCCGCGCGCCGCGCGCATCATGCAGGATTGCGGTTTTGCCTCCGAGATTCCCTTCGCGGCGGCCGCCGCCGGAAAAATTCCCGGCCAGTTTCTTTTTCTGGGCGAGCGCACGCACGCCGTCGTGGAGCTGCACACCGAGCGCACCCTGCGCTATTTTCCCCGCCCGCTCCCCCTGGACTCCTTCTTCGCCCGCCGCACCAGCATCGCTCTCGACGGCCGCGGCGTTCTCGCGCTTTCTCCCGAGGACACCCTGGTCTTCCTCTGCGTCCACGGCTCCAAACACTTCTGGGACCGCCTGATGTGGATTGCCGACGTGGCTGGACTCCTGGCGCGCCAGCCGGCGCTGGACTGGGCGCGCGTCTTCGCCGTGGCCCGCGCGACCCGCACGGAACGCATGTTGCATCTCGGCCTGCGCCTGGCCGGCGACGTGCTCGCCGCGGAGCTGCCTCCCGCAGTGGCCGCGGAAGTCCGTGCGGACGCGATGGCCGGACGCCTCGCCGCAGAGATCTGCGGCCATCTGCCCTGCGCCGAGCAAGCCCCTCGCGGCGCTCCGCAGCGCGCGCGAATCCGCATGCAGATGTGTGGCGGAGCTTTGCGCAGCACCCGCTATCTCCTGCGGCTGGCCTTTACGCCCACCGAGGAAGACTGGGCTGCACCGCAGCGCAAGAAGATCGCAGGCTGGCTCGGCCCTCTGCTGCGCCCGCTGCGGCTTGCGCGCAAATACCGGGTTCTGCGCGGCCCGCAGAACACGCCTGCGCCGGAACAAGATTCCCACGCCGCTGCATCCCCGCCCAAAACAAAAAAGGCCCGGGCATAA
- a CDS encoding site-specific integrase translates to MARDLSEVAGHLQPRQLTPFLTAALLSGWKQRLAPATAFTRRNVLKRLLRMLDDYGAPKLAPQLPRLRKPEPRGVTAAPEQITRILAAAPPFLRLFVLLCWQTALRHREAMSAAPSNYDAERHLLTVPVKGAKHRTIPTTPEIETLFAAAVIDPGEQQTPYVWLLRRKKAKNGTWHGSDKGISDAWNRLTAKLGIRGLHPHDLRRTTATNLYRLSKDLRAVQQYLGHSSLAATTHYLAPLSEEQLREYHRLLNFHSEVKQ, encoded by the coding sequence GTGGCCCGCGACCTCTCCGAAGTCGCGGGCCATCTGCAACCCCGGCAACTCACGCCGTTTCTCACCGCCGCGCTCCTCAGCGGCTGGAAGCAACGGCTCGCCCCGGCAACCGCCTTCACGCGCCGCAACGTCCTGAAGCGTCTGCTACGCATGCTCGACGACTACGGCGCGCCGAAGCTGGCCCCACAACTCCCGCGCCTCCGCAAACCCGAACCACGCGGCGTCACCGCCGCACCGGAGCAAATCACCCGCATCCTCGCCGCCGCGCCGCCCTTCCTCCGGCTCTTCGTCCTGCTCTGCTGGCAGACGGCGCTGCGCCACCGCGAGGCCATGAGCGCCGCGCCCTCCAACTACGACGCCGAGCGCCACCTGCTCACCGTCCCGGTGAAGGGTGCGAAGCACCGCACCATCCCCACCACGCCCGAAATAGAAACCCTCTTCGCCGCCGCCGTCATCGACCCCGGCGAGCAGCAAACGCCCTACGTCTGGCTCCTGCGCCGCAAGAAAGCCAAGAACGGCACGTGGCACGGAAGCGACAAGGGCATCAGCGATGCGTGGAACCGCCTCACCGCCAAGCTCGGCATTCGCGGTCTCCATCCCCACGACCTGCGCCGCACCACGGCGACAAACCTCTACCGGCTCTCGAAAGACCTGCGCGCCGTGCAGCAATATCTCGGCCACAGCTCTCTCGCCGCCACCACGCATTACCTCGCGCCGCTCTCCGAGGAGCAGCTGCGCGAGTACCACCGCCTCCTCAACTTCCATAGCGAGGTAAAACAGTGA